A window of Neisseria canis contains these coding sequences:
- a CDS encoding MFS transporter produces MDILTRLQNLPPGKFHYKLLVLIGLGWLFDAMDTGMVSFVLATLGKEWNLAPSQLGWIVSVGFIGMALGAVLSGRVADRIGRKNVFIATMVVYSIATGLCAFAWNLESLLFFRFWVGFGLGGQLPVAVSLVSEYAPPQVRGRFIVLLESFWGLGWLAAALVSYFFIPHYGWQSAFLIGALPVFYAFFVWKLLPESVPYLINKGRVREAHEIVCKLEAQAGLPVVETAAVAEQPSTEPPRFVQLWQAPFAKRTLMLWLIWFGIVFSYYGIFTWLPKLLVEQGHTVVKTFEYVLVMILAQLPGYFAAAVLVEKVGRKATLAGFLFACAVCAYFFGHSDSVTMIMFWGCWMSFFNLGAWGVLYTYTPELYPVRFRAFGSGWAGAIGRIGGIVAPMAVAAMIGGEGGFGRIFVMFTAVLMAVVAVIVVLGEETKGRTLEDISRQ; encoded by the coding sequence ATGGATATTTTAACCCGACTGCAAAATCTGCCTCCGGGCAAATTCCACTATAAATTATTGGTGCTGATTGGTTTGGGCTGGCTGTTTGATGCCATGGATACCGGCATGGTGTCGTTTGTGTTGGCTACGCTGGGCAAAGAATGGAATCTCGCACCTTCACAATTGGGCTGGATTGTCAGCGTCGGCTTTATCGGCATGGCTTTGGGTGCGGTGCTGAGCGGACGGGTGGCAGACCGTATCGGGCGCAAAAATGTGTTTATCGCCACGATGGTGGTATACAGCATTGCCACGGGCTTGTGCGCCTTCGCCTGGAACCTTGAAAGCCTGTTGTTTTTCCGTTTCTGGGTCGGGTTTGGTTTGGGCGGGCAGCTGCCGGTGGCAGTGTCGCTGGTGAGCGAATATGCACCGCCGCAAGTGCGCGGGCGTTTTATCGTGCTGCTGGAAAGTTTCTGGGGCTTGGGCTGGCTGGCGGCAGCGCTGGTGTCGTATTTCTTTATTCCGCATTACGGCTGGCAGAGTGCGTTTTTGATCGGTGCACTGCCCGTGTTTTACGCATTTTTCGTGTGGAAACTCCTGCCTGAATCGGTGCCCTATCTCATCAATAAAGGGCGGGTGCGGGAAGCGCATGAAATTGTGTGCAAACTTGAAGCGCAGGCCGGTTTGCCGGTGGTGGAAACGGCTGCGGTGGCCGAGCAGCCTTCTACCGAACCGCCGCGTTTCGTCCAGCTGTGGCAGGCGCCGTTTGCCAAGCGCACGTTGATGCTGTGGCTGATTTGGTTCGGCATCGTGTTTTCGTATTACGGCATTTTCACTTGGCTGCCGAAGCTGCTGGTGGAGCAGGGGCATACGGTGGTGAAAACCTTTGAATATGTGTTGGTGATGATTCTGGCGCAACTGCCGGGCTACTTCGCAGCGGCGGTGCTGGTGGAAAAAGTCGGCCGCAAAGCTACGTTGGCGGGTTTTCTGTTTGCCTGTGCCGTGTGTGCGTATTTCTTCGGCCACAGCGATTCGGTAACGATGATTATGTTTTGGGGCTGCTGGATGTCGTTTTTCAACTTGGGCGCGTGGGGCGTGCTCTACACTTATACGCCCGAGCTGTATCCTGTGCGTTTCCGTGCCTTCGGTTCCGGCTGGGCCGGCGCCATCGGCCGTATCGGCGGCATCGTGGCACCGATGGCGGTGGCGGCGATGATCGGCGGCGAGGGCGGCTTCGGGCGGATTTTCGTGATGTTTACGGCGGTGTTGATGGCTGTGGTGGCGGTGATTGTGGTGTTGGGCGAGGAAACCAAAGGCCGTACGCTGGAAGACATCAGCAGGCAATGA